One segment of Allorhodopirellula heiligendammensis DNA contains the following:
- a CDS encoding AraC family transcriptional regulator codes for MMRKPRPAIALLVEASRSYGRDLLRGAALYARTQSDWSLLHQEMTLDTGAPDWLASAGVSGVIARVDTHTIDSLRKLNVPIVDVCCNHKFSGVPQVETDNEVVAQLAFRHLWDRGFRRFAFCGFKFASYSDARLKCFRQLVTDAGCFLSVHESQGKPNRPLTSIERAGIDDVGEMFEWLQTLQRPTGLFVCNDIRGQQVLNACRTAQIAVPDDLGVIGVDDDDAICMLCDPPLSSVRPDAERVGYRAAELLHEMLAGELPHREIEYIAPRSVHERMSTNVVAVEDRELARVCRFIRQHACDGINVATITQFTSLSRRQLERRFRGQLGRTPHQEITAVQLDRVKQLLTETDLTLEEISLKTGYAHKESLSSVFKREISMTPGEFRRQAQRNPPSR; via the coding sequence ATGATGCGAAAACCTCGCCCTGCCATTGCGTTACTTGTCGAAGCGTCACGTTCCTATGGACGCGACCTGCTGCGGGGGGCAGCACTGTATGCGCGAACCCAGAGCGATTGGTCCCTGCTCCACCAGGAGATGACGCTGGACACGGGGGCGCCCGACTGGCTCGCTTCAGCTGGTGTTAGCGGCGTGATTGCACGCGTCGACACACACACGATCGATTCGCTCCGCAAGCTGAATGTTCCCATTGTGGATGTGTGTTGCAATCACAAATTCAGCGGAGTTCCGCAGGTGGAAACGGACAATGAAGTCGTTGCTCAGCTTGCCTTCCGGCATCTTTGGGACCGTGGGTTCCGTCGTTTTGCGTTTTGCGGATTCAAATTTGCGTCGTACTCCGACGCCCGCTTGAAGTGCTTTCGCCAACTCGTCACGGATGCGGGATGTTTCTTGTCAGTCCACGAATCGCAAGGCAAACCCAACCGACCGCTAACGAGTATCGAGCGTGCTGGAATCGATGACGTCGGGGAGATGTTCGAGTGGCTGCAAACTCTGCAGCGACCGACGGGACTGTTCGTGTGCAATGACATCCGCGGCCAGCAGGTGTTGAATGCCTGCCGGACGGCGCAGATTGCCGTCCCCGATGACCTGGGCGTGATCGGTGTCGACGATGACGACGCGATCTGCATGCTCTGCGATCCACCGCTTTCAAGTGTTCGTCCCGATGCCGAACGCGTCGGCTACCGCGCAGCAGAGTTGCTACACGAGATGCTCGCAGGAGAACTACCACATCGCGAGATTGAATACATCGCACCGCGAAGCGTCCACGAACGCATGTCGACGAATGTGGTTGCTGTCGAAGATCGTGAACTCGCAAGAGTTTGTCGCTTCATTCGCCAGCACGCGTGCGATGGCATCAACGTGGCCACGATCACGCAATTTACTTCGTTGTCGCGGCGGCAACTCGAGCGAAGATTCCGCGGACAACTCGGTCGAACACCGCACCAGGAAATCACGGCCGTGCAACTCGACCGTGTCAAACAGTTGCTGACCGAAACCGATCTGACGTTGGAAGAAATCTCACTCAAGACCGGCTACGCTCATAAAGAGAGCCTGAGCTCAGTTTTCAAGCGAGAAATCAGCATGACGCCTGGCGAATTTCGTCGCCAGGCACAACGAAATCCGCCGTCACGCTAA